Proteins encoded together in one Thermomonospora curvata DSM 43183 window:
- a CDS encoding acyl-CoA dehydrogenase family protein: MDFDDTPKERAFRQEVGAWLDEALDDIPPQEGLSEAERAHWSRIWQERICAGNWAGLSWPVEYGGRGLDSTAQAIFNEEAELRGAPYPLNGVGMYLAGPTIIVHGTAEQKARHLPGILNGTEYWCQGFSEPGSGSDLASLQTRAVKVDGGWVINGSKIWTSNAHNADKCLLLARTDPDAPKHEGITYFLAPMDRFTVRPLVMLNGDAEFNEMFLDEVFVPDEDVLGGVGNGWRVALTTLAFERGTMALSLWVWARQAVDRLTDLAIERGLADDTAVLDALGALYADAEAVRIGSLRMIGETQAGGAPGPETSALKSLWAGVVQEANRLAVQLDAAGGVLLDGEGAAARMRHYLRSRAHTIEGGTEEVQKSILAERVLNLPRSR, encoded by the coding sequence ATGGACTTCGACGACACCCCCAAGGAGCGGGCCTTCCGGCAGGAGGTCGGCGCCTGGCTGGATGAGGCGCTCGACGACATCCCGCCCCAAGAAGGCCTGTCGGAGGCGGAGCGCGCCCACTGGTCGCGCATCTGGCAGGAGCGCATCTGCGCCGGGAACTGGGCCGGCCTGTCCTGGCCGGTCGAGTACGGCGGACGCGGCCTGGACTCCACCGCGCAGGCCATCTTCAACGAGGAGGCCGAGCTGCGCGGCGCGCCCTACCCGCTCAACGGGGTCGGCATGTACCTGGCCGGGCCGACCATCATCGTGCACGGCACCGCCGAGCAGAAGGCCCGCCACCTGCCCGGCATCCTGAATGGCACCGAGTACTGGTGCCAGGGCTTCAGCGAGCCGGGCTCCGGCTCCGACCTGGCCAGCCTGCAGACCAGGGCGGTCAAGGTCGACGGCGGCTGGGTCATCAACGGCTCCAAGATCTGGACCTCCAACGCCCACAACGCCGACAAGTGCCTGCTGCTGGCGCGCACCGACCCGGACGCGCCCAAGCACGAGGGCATCACCTACTTCCTGGCGCCGATGGACCGGTTCACGGTCCGGCCGCTGGTGATGCTCAACGGGGACGCCGAGTTCAACGAGATGTTCCTGGATGAGGTGTTCGTCCCCGATGAGGACGTGCTCGGCGGCGTCGGCAACGGCTGGCGGGTGGCGCTGACCACGCTGGCGTTCGAGCGCGGCACCATGGCGCTGAGCCTGTGGGTGTGGGCGCGGCAGGCCGTCGACCGGCTCACCGACCTGGCGATCGAACGGGGTCTGGCCGACGATACGGCGGTGCTGGACGCGCTCGGCGCGCTGTACGCCGACGCCGAGGCCGTCCGCATCGGGTCGCTGCGCATGATCGGGGAGACCCAGGCCGGCGGTGCGCCCGGCCCGGAGACCTCGGCCCTCAAGAGCCTGTGGGCGGGGGTCGTCCAGGAGGCGAACCGTCTTGCGGTGCAGCTGGACGCCGCCGGCGGGGTGCTGCTCGACGGCGAGGGCGCCGCGGCCCGGATGCGTCATTACCTCCGCTCGCGCGCCCACACGATCGAGGGCGGCACCGAGGAGGTTCAAAAGTCGATTCTCGCGGAGCGGGTGCTGAACCTGCCCCGGTCACGTTGA